The segment ATAAAAGCAAAAATAAGACATGAAATTTGGATGATGAACTCGGGAAATAATTCGCTGAAAAAACACATCATAAAAGAAAATAATAAAAATGAAACGGATCTTATTCTGCACCTCAATTCTTCTATACCTATCATATACCGCTCGCTTGGGTTTGCTTTTAAAAATTCCATCAATTCACTTCTTTCTTTTTCCTTTTTGGCATTTCTCTGTCTAACTCGATTTGATATTTTTCCAAAAAAATTGTCTATGCCTTTTTTTAAATATGAACTAAAAACATTTAGAAGTATACCTACTAAAGCTACACTTATCCACCATTTGACGGTGGTCATTTCTTTTAAAAAATCATCCATATATTAAATTTGTAGTGTTTGTATTGCTGCTAACTTTCCGCCGCTTGTCGTCAGTGGCGACAAGCTTAACGGTTAGGTGTAAAGATATAAAAATTTCCGGCGCTCGATTTTCTGTTTACGGAAAATAGGCACAAGCCATTGCGACAAACGGCTGTTGTGTGCTGGCTTTATTTTCATTATAAATCATCAGCAGTTACAATATATCCTGCTGCTTTTAATTCTCTAACAAGTTTTAATTTCCAACCTTCAGTTTTATCAATCGGTATGTAGACTATTCCATCTAAATCTCCTGGTTTATCAACTCCATCTTCTAATAACAAAAACACTCTTTCTCGTCCCAATTTTCCAATAAAATACCCCATTTCAAAAACAACATTTTGTCTTGCTCGAGTTTTAAAATCAGTTTCATTTTTAGCTTTTCCTTCATCATCCGCAGTTAAAAGAATAATCGCAAAATTTACATCAGAACTATTTTTCTCAAACTTCTCAATTATTGTTTTTCCTTGTTCTATCTGTTCGTGTAGAATAATTGGTTCAAGTTTTAATTTGCTGATAGTTCTTGCTACTATTTGTTTAATTTCATTGTTATGACCATGAACAATAAAGATTTTATTAGTTGATATTTTTTTTTCTGTAACTACAATTTTGTCATCAAAATTTGTTGGAATTAAAGGTAACCTTTCAATTATGCTTTCAAATATTGTAATTTGTCGTTGAATATCCTGTTTGCGTTCTTTTACCCAATCTGACCAAACGGAATACTCTGCTTTTTCATATTCTTTTAAATATTCATTGTCCGCAAAATCAAATGAACGTTTGAGTAATTCTATATTAAATTGTTTCCATTTATTATATTCAGAAATAAAATTTTGTTGTTCTGTTTCGTCATATTTTGCATAAGGTTTTCTTCTGCTATCAATACTTGTTGATACGACTTTTACAGAATAATCTAAAAGAGTTTTTCCTTTGTCAATTCTATCATTAATTTGCGTTTTAAACTCTTCTTTACTAATGATGAGTTTACTAGTAGTAATCGCAGTTTGTATTGTTTTTTTTTGTACCATATTTTTTAGATATTCTTTCTGTTTTACGCACGGTTCTTAAGCTTGCACACAACTAGTCTATAGGTATGATTACTATCATTCCTAATTCAGCTAATATATAAATTTATTACGAATTATCCGTAAACTGCAACCGAGTACTTCCCTACTCCTCTTTCTTAATCACTTTTCGCGCGACTTCAATCTTAAACTTTTTGCCTTTCATTTTCTCGTCACGAATGGCGTTTAGTAAGTCTTTTACTTTTTTGGATTTTACCGCGGCAAACGAAATGAAATCCTTTACTTCAATTAATCCCAAATCGCCTTTTTCGAGTTTTCCTTTTTGGGAAAAGAAGCCAACAATATCAATCTTGTTCAGTTTGTTTTTCTTGCCTCCACTGATGTAAATCGTTTGGAATTCGGGTGGTTTTGGTAGCGTTGTGGAATTATCAACATTCAACACTTTCATGCTGTAATCAAGATACTCCATTTTCTTTTCGCTTTCGTGGGCAATGATATAAGCGGTTCCGGTAGCTAACATTCGGGCTGTTCGTCCGTTTCGGTGTGTGAATTCGTCTTCCTTTGAAGGCAGATGATAATGAATGACGTGTTTCATTTCGGGTATATCCAAACCACGTGCGGCCAAATCGGTAGTAATCAAATAAGGCATGCTGCCGTTTCTGAACTGAATCAAAGCGCGTTCGCGTTCGTCCTGATCCATGCCACCGTGATAATAGGTAGCGTAAATTCCTTTTTCGTTTAACGTATCGCTAATGCGTTCTGCAGCATCACGATGATTACAGAAAATAATCGCCGCTTCCGATTTCAAAGAACAAATCAGATTGAAAAGCGAATTGATTTTATCTTTCTCTTTAGAAACCACCATTTTCATATCGAGATTGACATTGGCTTCGTTATTCGGAATAAAATCTAAAACCGTTGGATTAACTACCCGAGTATATTTTGGAATTTCAATTCCAGCTGTTGCAGAAACCAAAATACGTTTGTTGACTTTAGTCAGTCTTGAAATAATAAACGACATCTGCTCGTGAAAACCCAGCTGCAGTGATTTATCAAATTCATCCAGAACCAAAGTTTCAATATAATCTGTTTTGAAAGTGCCTCTGTCAATATGATCCATAATTCTTCCGGGCGTTCCAATTAAAACCGCCGGAGGATTTGACAAATTCTTGATTTCGGTTTCAATGGAATGTCCGCCATAGCAGACATTTACTTTGTAATTGGTACCCATTTTTTTCCAAACCTGCTCAATCTGTAATCCCAATTCGCGTGACGGAACCAAAATCAGACATTGCACTCTGGTATTGATATCCTCGTTAAGCATTTCAAAAATCGGAAGTAAAAAAGCAAGCGTTTTTCCTGAACCTGTTGGCGAAAGCAATAAAACATTGGAATCATTTAAGATGGCAGCCGAGGCTGTTTCCTGCATTTCGTTTAGACTATCAATGCCTAAATTCAGTAATAAGTTGTTGGAATGTGGATTTTTATACATGCCGCAAAGGTAGACAAAAGTATTGGTCTAAATAGTCCGCAAAATTTTATCCATTTGGCGTCCTTTTGCCAATTCATCTACCAATTTATCCAGGTATCGTACTTGTTGCGTCAAGGGATTTTTAATTTCTTCTATTCTATAGCCACAGATAGTGCCGGTGATGAGATGCGCATTAGGATGCATAGTAGCATTTTGAAAGAAGTCTTGAAAAGTATGCTTTTCATCAATCACTTTTTGCAGGCTATTATCATCATAACCCGTTAACCAAAAAATTACCTGATGCAGTTCTTCTTTTGTTCTTCCTTTCTTTTCCACTTTTGTGATATAATGTGGATATACCGAAGCGAAGGTCATTTTTGCTATGCGTTCATCGTGATGGCTGGTATCATTCATTTGAATCGTAATTTAGTTTAATTACCTGTTGCTTCAAAACCATCTCGTATTGCCGCTTCAAGAACAGGAATGTTTACAGCTGCCAGCGTTTTGAATTTAATGCAATAGCCGGTCACGCTCGCCTTGCCAATTTTGTCTCCGTAGGTTTTGGCTAAATACGTCTTGTCTTCGAGACCAATTATGTAGACCGAGATTCCAGTTGTATTGGCACTGACACCAATTTGATAAAAGTCTCTGGTTTCTCCATTAGCATATTTCATGGTTTGAAATCCATAGCCAATATTGGGATTAGAAACAATTTTACCATTATCGTCTTTGCCATCCAGGAACCATAATTTACATTCTGGCTTTAGCTGCAGCATAATGTTATGCAGGGTTTGCATGTCGCTGCTTTTTGGCTCAGGTTGGCTGCTGATATACGCTTTTATTTGTTCTTGTACACTCATTATGCTTACTGATTACTAAAGACTGAACACTATTTTAAAAGTCTTTCTTCTTCGAATAATAATTTGATATTCTCATACGAGTTTTTCAACGCTTCTTTTATTTGCTCCGGATTGAGCCAAACCGCTTTTTCGATACCTTCATTGGCTTGCGGAAATGGTATTCCGTCAAATTTAGTCTGCATCTCAAACCAATGCGTGACTTTGAGTTTATACTTTCCGTTGCGTTTAAAAATGTGATAGGTTTTTTGAAGTTTTCGGGTAATCGCTAATTTATCAACGCCGGTTTCCTCTTCTACTTCACGCATTGCGGTATCTTCAATATCTTCTCCTCTTTCGATGCCGCCTTTTGGCAAATCCCATTTTCCGTTTCTGAAAATGAATAAAACATCGCCATTTTTGTTGAAAACCAAACCGCCGCCAGCTTTGCAAACCGGAATTTTTTCTTTTAGTTTTTTCAGAATGGCTTTTTCATCAGGATAATACAAGGATGCCTTTTGAATTTTGTTTTGAAACATTTTGATGATGAGTTGCTCAATATCAATGCTTTCCAACAAAAACAACTGAAAATCGGTCTCTTTAGCGATTTCGTTGGTTAAAAAAAGTGGTTTATCGTTGACAAAAACTTTATACATTTGTACTATGATTTTTAATAAAGACACAGCCGAAAAAACAGCCGAATTGCTTTTACAAATAAATGCAATTAAATTGAATCCAAAAAATCCTTTTACGTGGGCATCGGGTTGGAATTCTCCAATTTACTGCGATAACCGACTAATACTCTCATTCCCAGCGATAAGAAATTTTGTACGGGAAGAATTTTCTAAACATATTGAGAAAGAATTTGGCAAACCTGACGTAATTGCAGGAGTAGCTACCGGAGCGATTGGAATTGGTATGCTTGTAGCGGAATACATGGGATTGCCTTTTGTTTATGTTCGTCCGGAACCAAAAAAACACGGAAGACAAAATCAGGTGGAAGGATTTTTGCAAAAAGGGCAAAACGTTGTTGTAGTTGAAGATTTAATCAGCACCGGAAACAGTAGTTTGATTGCCGTTGAAGCTTTGAAAGAAGCCGGAGCACATGTCAAAGGAATGGTCGCAATTTTTACGTATGGCTTTGATGCTGCCGTTGAGAATTTCAAAAAAGCAAATGTCGATTTACACACGCTGGCCGATTACAATCATTTACTAGAATTGGCTGTTGCCAAAAATTATATCACCGAAAAAGAATTGAAAACATTACAGGAATGGCGAGAAAGTCCGTCGACGTGGAATGTTTAATTAAGTAAAAAGGGATAAGTCTCCCAAATAACCAAATAACCGAATAACCAAATGAACTTAGAAAGTCCAAAAGTTACCGTAGCAAAATCAGCACAACACATCTTTGATGCTTTATCGGATGTAAAAAACTTTGAAAAACTAATGCCCGAGAATATTGCCAAATTTGAAGTTTTGGGTGATGATATTTTCAACTTTGGTCTAAAAGGAATGCCGGAAATCAAATTGAAGATGAAGGACAAAACACCTCATTCTAAAGTAGTTTTGGCTGCAGCCAGTGATAAATTACCATTTACTTTAACGGCTAACATTGATGCCATTTCTGATGCTCAAAGCGCAGTGCAATTACATTTTGAAGGTGATTTTAACCCAATGATGGCAATGATGA is part of the Flavobacterium sangjuense genome and harbors:
- a CDS encoding TIR domain-containing protein is translated as MVQKKTIQTAITTSKLIISKEEFKTQINDRIDKGKTLLDYSVKVVSTSIDSRRKPYAKYDETEQQNFISEYNKWKQFNIELLKRSFDFADNEYLKEYEKAEYSVWSDWVKERKQDIQRQITIFESIIERLPLIPTNFDDKIVVTEKKISTNKIFIVHGHNNEIKQIVARTISKLKLEPIILHEQIEQGKTIIEKFEKNSSDVNFAIILLTADDEGKAKNETDFKTRARQNVVFEMGYFIGKLGRERVFLLLEDGVDKPGDLDGIVYIPIDKTEGWKLKLVRELKAAGYIVTADDL
- a CDS encoding SRPBCC family protein — translated: MNLESPKVTVAKSAQHIFDALSDVKNFEKLMPENIAKFEVLGDDIFNFGLKGMPEIKLKMKDKTPHSKVVLAAASDKLPFTLTANIDAISDAQSAVQLHFEGDFNPMMAMMIKGPISKFIETLAENMNKL
- a CDS encoding NUDIX hydrolase, whose product is MYKVFVNDKPLFLTNEIAKETDFQLFLLESIDIEQLIIKMFQNKIQKASLYYPDEKAILKKLKEKIPVCKAGGGLVFNKNGDVLFIFRNGKWDLPKGGIERGEDIEDTAMREVEEETGVDKLAITRKLQKTYHIFKRNGKYKLKVTHWFEMQTKFDGIPFPQANEGIEKAVWLNPEQIKEALKNSYENIKLLFEEERLLK
- a CDS encoding DUF2200 domain-containing protein; the protein is MNDTSHHDERIAKMTFASVYPHYITKVEKKGRTKEELHQVIFWLTGYDDNSLQKVIDEKHTFQDFFQNATMHPNAHLITGTICGYRIEEIKNPLTQQVRYLDKLVDELAKGRQMDKILRTI
- a CDS encoding DEAD/DEAH box helicase, with the protein product MYKNPHSNNLLLNLGIDSLNEMQETASAAILNDSNVLLLSPTGSGKTLAFLLPIFEMLNEDINTRVQCLILVPSRELGLQIEQVWKKMGTNYKVNVCYGGHSIETEIKNLSNPPAVLIGTPGRIMDHIDRGTFKTDYIETLVLDEFDKSLQLGFHEQMSFIISRLTKVNKRILVSATAGIEIPKYTRVVNPTVLDFIPNNEANVNLDMKMVVSKEKDKINSLFNLICSLKSEAAIIFCNHRDAAERISDTLNEKGIYATYYHGGMDQDERERALIQFRNGSMPYLITTDLAARGLDIPEMKHVIHYHLPSKEDEFTHRNGRTARMLATGTAYIIAHESEKKMEYLDYSMKVLNVDNSTTLPKPPEFQTIYISGGKKNKLNKIDIVGFFSQKGKLEKGDLGLIEVKDFISFAAVKSKKVKDLLNAIRDEKMKGKKFKIEVARKVIKKEE
- the pyrE gene encoding orotate phosphoribosyltransferase is translated as MIFNKDTAEKTAELLLQINAIKLNPKNPFTWASGWNSPIYCDNRLILSFPAIRNFVREEFSKHIEKEFGKPDVIAGVATGAIGIGMLVAEYMGLPFVYVRPEPKKHGRQNQVEGFLQKGQNVVVVEDLISTGNSSLIAVEALKEAGAHVKGMVAIFTYGFDAAVENFKKANVDLHTLADYNHLLELAVAKNYITEKELKTLQEWRESPSTWNV
- a CDS encoding DUF1801 domain-containing protein, translated to MSVQEQIKAYISSQPEPKSSDMQTLHNIMLQLKPECKLWFLDGKDDNGKIVSNPNIGYGFQTMKYANGETRDFYQIGVSANTTGISVYIIGLEDKTYLAKTYGDKIGKASVTGYCIKFKTLAAVNIPVLEAAIRDGFEATGN